The DNA region cggaagtttttgggctgttttttcaatagcTGTTATTATATCTAATGTTGGAATGTTTTTTGGAGTTATAGCAAAATTGAGTCCTTTTGATAATATTTAGTTGATAACCGTTTTATCAATGAAGTGATTTTCgtaatgttgaatttttgttggttttcttcCATTAGCAAAGAGGTCTAGAATATAAAAAAAGAGGTCAAAGAAATATAAAAACTAATATATGAATAACTGAGAAGAaggaatcaaaaattttttggataaatcaTGTAAAAAAGAAACATCGAAAAAAACTGacacaaaaatatcaaatacaTATAAAACTCACCCCATCTTCTGATGGGGTATTACAAGTATTCTTACTTGTAAAAATTACACACAGATGTCATAAAACATATTCCGTGAATCCAAAGCAAATTCGGCACTATTGCACAATAAAGTCCATTGGTGACATCCAGGCGAGGCGTGCCGAATTTTGTTTTACGGAAGAATTCCGGTGAgacaaatttctcaaaaactgttgaataaaTGCGAACttgcgaaccaaatcttgatatTACAAACAATTGAAACGCTTTCGTTGAATGTCAGATAGTGTCAGACTGAAGTAAATTAACTTACATACAACGGATCATTTTGCCGATCAAATCTAAGGAAAATAGTAACAGACCAGTTACTAATTATCAGGAAGTACTAATTAGTGGTTCTGAAAAGAACCTATTGGGTTAGAACGTATGTGTTCCACTTCATTTTGAACTAGTATACTTGGTGACCGCTTTGGTACCTTCGCTGACTGCGTGCTTAGCCAGCTCGCCAGGTAAGAGAAGCCGTACCGCAGTTTGAATTTCCCTGCTAGTAATCGTAGAACGTTTATTGTAGTGAGCCAGTCTGCTCGCTTCAGCAGCGATACGTTCGAAGATATCATTCACAAAACTGTTCATGATACTCATAGCTTTGCTAGAAATACCGGTATCGGGATGCACTTGTTTCAATACCTTGTAAATGTAGATGGCGTAACTTTCCTTCCTCTTCCGTTTTTTCTTCTTGTcagttttggaaatatttttctgggCCTTGCCCGCCTTTTTAGCCGCTTTTCCGCTAGTTTTCGGAGGCATCGTAATGTGGAAAACTTAATCGAAAATATGGTCCTCTTACCGACACAAAATATGAGATAGGAAAATCTCACATTTTTGCCTCCGCCCATGAGATATATACATCGTttatatttgatatttttttattcagtaCCTACCATTTGAAAATTCAAGTAAGCTAAAATGTCCTTAGAtagtaaaattttaatgaatctGTTTTCAAATGATAGTCAATTAAcagatttattatttatttattatttaaacTGGACCTGTACTTAATTATTCTCGTGCTTGTAGGCACCCTTTTTCACAAATGTTTAATTCTGTAACACAGATGCCATCAAACTAAAATCTACAGCTTTGTCGGCATTCTGTATAACAGTTACGGTACGGTATGGGGCGGCTTCTTTCAAACAGGTTAATCTTTGCTTCTTTAACGCCTCCTGCCGAATATCTGGAATATTGTCGGGGCTTCTTTGATTCTCAACACATGATAATTGACAATTGTTATTTTCATATTCAGTTTCTTTATAACTAAACTAACAGAAATTATGAATAAgttgaaatttccaaaatgaccttcataaatatcaaaattcaattaaaattagCTAAAGCCAAATTTTTGGCCTGTTATCTggaaaccaatattcaatattccaATCCAACAATTTTGGCTTTTCCAAACTAGTTGGTTTATAGTgaggtgaccagacgtccgtcattgtgatgAACAGTCCGTCAAACGTTCAAGAAttccgtcactggaaaacgtccgtcaaaatcaatttttgtcAAGAATAATCgagatggataataaaaaaaggaagtgcaaatttacggaagatctttcaaaagaatttccattcctcaataaaacaaaacttgattctaATGTCTGAAGTCCACTGTACGAAGTGTTTCGGTCAATTAAGCACTGCATATCAAGATACAATCATCTATTCACGCTGTCCCAAATGCATCAATCAAAGATATTAAGAATTTCTCTCCTGTCGGAAGTtagcaaatattttttcacatatttATTGAAATAGCTATACACAGTTATCATTGAATAACTCCACAGTGTTTCCAAAGTTTATTTGTAGTTTTCGAACcaataaactttattattattaatgaaaGAAAGGTTAACAGGAACTTGGACgtatttattattagaaattgCAACTAAGCCGACGTTTCGAAGAGCAGTTCTCTTCTTCTTCAAGGGCTAAGAACTGCTCTTCGAAACGTCGGCTTAGTTggaatttctaataataaatacGTCCAAGTTCCTGTTAACCTTTCTTTCATTGATGATACCATGGATGCTACACTAGTCaacaatttattattattgttcaaaaattgagggtgttatgattttttaattaaagagtagtggactgtatgaaaagataattgagctggagatggtataaaaacatttattaagtatcgttcacaatcataaaatgaatatgtcacctgcatgaagctaatacagtaaaagcaactaatattaaccacatctataaactcagagagacaatatccaactaAAAACATGAGATGGttcagagcagttcaaatgagaagtcacttgatgtcagacttagacgttgaggagttcaataaattcaatatcaacacaacggttacacagtgatagggcaatcaattgaaaattgattgcgagagcctccttattCTATCaaaaaacgcgaaggttagaatactgaattttaaagagaagacgcgtgagtacagagaaataggcccgaggtgaaactgcaatgtcaaagtctgatcatcaacgagaaatcgatacattaaatttgagttgatcaataatgttaatgtaagtatgagcagaacaagagtagaacaagttaaatgagaagaacagaatgaatgaatttgagaagcactagaatattaaaaataatatgaaaagggcaataaattctaattaaatgagaagttcaataataattaattaaatgaaaaggacaatcataattaatctgagaagaacatagtataattcatatacattgagatgatcttgaagagtgcaaaaatctatcaatgaattcaacatttacagagacgaactgcttacaagtaagcacgattagaactttcatcagaaaaatagaagaaacaattgataaatcaagagaagtcatgagagtactgagttgaataaatctctaatcgtagattttgagatgtgctgaaggctgagaaaactaacatgtatgttgagtccgatgaatgaatatagaacaGAACCAacgagagtacatattataaagagtagaccataccaaatgagtagacatgagtgttcgagcagactttccagggtggagcctaggtcgaggtgtatcgagcattatcactgatcgcttaacgaaacttgaggtgttcacatcctgttctgaggaaaacagctacatccagggtccaccctggagaatatgaggattcattcatctcaaactcaacaccatgaattagtcatatgtataacgaggtgatcataagagttgttttaaaaatgattaaactgattctaataataaagaatattacgagaagacaatgaatcagatatcaattttatggagatgaacttgagaagtctcaatcctggtgctacatacccattttcatgtgagaagatctagagaagtctgaaaatctatataatataaattatgaaatataataaaatatatagttctgaGAAGACAATGGTTCGATTTGACTTGAgtggacatttcaattgagcagtgctagcaaggattcggaatctatttctagattccgaatctcttgcacgtggactaatttcattacaatgaaattatcatgaaaatggtgtaatttatgatgttgagcagtctgagagtactttaccttatgagatgaacaatttagcaccaggattgatgcgagatgacttGAAAATTAAGAACTAGAAGAGGACGTgaaaatgaggtgttacaaaaGCACAATGATAGCAGAGAGAGGCCACCTCtacagagctaacaaagagaatcttaagaaaatatgtaaatgtgtggtttttcacttctgaaaaacacggaaagtggggccgctgcgtcgttcaaccagcgcaccgccgaatcggggtaccatacgtggccaccggagctggacaggagcgtcgactagagagaggtcggaggggggcttcgctcaatttttaacaattattattatcatattttTTGAACAGATGAAGAGCCCGCAAGGACTTAACCTCCTAGCCGGTTATACATCCTAGGAGCAAAAAAACTGTATGATCGCTGGGTTGTTCTCTTAACCATCAATGGTGCGACAAAATGATCCTTACAGCGGTACAGGGGTACCTACCATCCCTCGAGTAAATGAGTTTGCGGAATCTCCTCTGTATGACTTCGATCGGCTTCAAATGTGTATGCAACGCACCACCCCAAACTGCTACGCCATACCTAATATGACTTTCCACTAAGACAAAATACAAAGTTCTCAAATATCTCTACAGGAGAATAGGCTTAAGTCGTCGAAAAATGTACAAAAtgaatctcaattttttcactGTACTGTTAACATGTATATCCCATCTCCGGTGACGCGGTGACAGTCTATCATCACACCCAGGTATTTATATGTCTTCACAGGTAGAATCTCAAATGTTGTGTCTCCTTCCATATGTAAGCAGTCAAACGTGGGGCAACCTGCTGCATTGCAAGTTTTCTTGATATTCATCCTTAACAATCTTCCATCCAACCAGTCCTTCAACACCTGCAAACCACTTCCCATCTTAGATCTTAGTGTTGCCCAGTCATCCGACATGAAAAATATAGCCGTATCATCTGCATAGCCAACAATATCATCATCAACGTCCAGCGAAAACAGTTTGTTAATATAGATGTTGAATAGAATGGGTCCTAAGACGGATCCCTGTGGAACCCCACAGTTTTGATTCCGTTTATagaacttccgaagttttttgtaagttctgtaaatgtatgtgttatagagcggaaattcgttcaaattcagtgtcttgagtccagatcattgatcgatggttccacggatatcactgatGAGTCGatgtatttttctgatagtatagaaaatatataacttagccacatagcttaatagtaacatagtagtgaggatttccaatatttcattattattcagaaataccacatatagttcaatacggacaaaatccatgtcggaggtctcagacgaTGAGAGATCCTACATGGacgctacggacaccgaagaattcagtgATGGAGAaacagaggagcttgtaaggctcaaagaagggaatgggcagttgaaggctcaaataaataaactaactgaaaccgtgactcagttggtcggggagatatgcctcttgagagaggaagttaataaaaacaaagcccctcaatcccctagttttgctgaaattgcaaaacagattgcggcacagaaatcccccacatttgcagaaattgcaaagccggtagcggtccccaaaaataccTCCAAACAGgtagtagctccagaaccggaaatgaagaataattttgcaactcaagttgcaaaaacccagaacgcgccgcccacagaacgcgcgcgtaaagaaagttcatcttcagacgaagagaccgcaaaaaagcTACGGAGTTGCCTAAAAAAGATAGAATTCCttccatcacgacgatgggtacagccgatagggtagagatctcaaaagctctcttcatgaagaaattcagctacaacagagcaaccgtcgtaaaagacggaattGGGATAGTAGCCTccactgtggacgactacaggaacattacgaaatattttgaccagattggtaaggagtacttcacctaccagatggaggaagagaaaaagatctacgcagtcataaggcatctcccaatagatgctgacctagatataatgaaaaaaaaatgatctaaaggtccaaggaatccatgacgccgaggtgtccagaatgacatccaataaaaccaaaaagtttatacccttatacctggtcaaaactcagagaaaggagattttcgaaataagacgcctctacaatctctgcattgtagtggaatcaaaaagaagggcagaaaatccaagccaatgcttcagatgtcagaggtacggacatgcccaaaacaagtgctcttttccatacagatgcgtcaaatgtttgggcaatcattgcacaaaagattgcgagcttaccagaaaaggtgaggagagagatgccacatgcgttctgtgcggtgaagaaggccatccagcaagctacacaGGATGTAGCAAATTCAAATTTgtgacaaggaagaggaaaacaggccagaaatcggcctGCAGAaatcagcagagcacgattcctcaaaaagtccaggagaaaaagaagcccaccctctcctaagtagacgacaagaaaaaagaagcatccaaaccagtacagaagaaggagcaaccgaaaatgccccaagctaaacctacgatcaacaaaacaaaagaaaacagaaaagtctctgaatccgccgacgatttagacacttttactgaaaaaattttcaacaaaatcatgttgaaaattgaaagagagatggagaaaaaactccaaggaatgttcagtaaactgaaataatggaacatacaactagaaaaaattcccttaaaatagtctcctggaacataaacggggtcagaactcgaaaacccgagatagaagaaataatatcagagagaaaacctgatattatagccttacaggaaacaagaatacaaccaaatacgcgattgaacatcatgaattatgagatatatagatgtgacaggtgctgagcaaaacggagcgaaatgagagcaaaacgagggcataaAAATTGTAAAAGTTATTTGAGGTGCCTTGCTAGTGTAACACCGCTCTCTAGCCTCCGATgggaagaagccacatgtcgaaagagaaaATTATTGAAGCCGTTGCTAGGCATCAATTCACAACTGGCATTAGGATCAGTTGCCGTTGCCTGGGGTTTcacggcaaagagccatatcaaaagaattcaggccacggaaaacaagctgctacgatgtgcaatagatgcaccttggtttgtcaggattagacagatttatagggacctaaaatgtcAAACCATTTCAACAACGAATTGATTTAACAGTTGATGGtttcatattttgtcgaatcgagaaTCGGCAAActacaattcgaaaaatttttaagaattcgtctgatgtGGCTCCGAAACATTACGAAATCTTATCAAAAATTCGCTTTTCCGTTGTgtagagccatatcaaaagaattcaggccacggAAAACAAGCTGCTGCGATGCatcttggtttgtcaggaatagacagatttatagggacctaaaatgggaaaccatttcAACACGAACTGATTTCAACAACGAATTGATTAAACAGTTGGTGgttattttgtcgaatcgagaaTCGGCAAACtacaattcggaaaatttttaagaattcgtctgatgtGGCTCTGACACATTACGAAATCTTATCAAAAATTCGCTTTTCCGTTCAGTGTCAGTCAGGCAATAATTTTTACCATCTGAATTGCTCGTGACATATGAGTGCATGCGgtaaatcgattatttcaattgatTGTGTTTCAGAGACTCcaaatttcagaaaa from Coccinella septempunctata chromosome 1, icCocSept1.1, whole genome shotgun sequence includes:
- the LOC123316385 gene encoding histone H2B gives rise to the protein MPPKTSGKAAKKAGKAQKNISKTDKKKKRKRKESYAIYIYKVLKQVHPDTGISSKAMSIMNSFVNDIFERIAAEASRLAHYNKRSTITSREIQTAVRLLLPGELAKHAVSEGTKAVTKYTSSK